DNA sequence from the Brachybacterium sp. P6-10-X1 genome:
CGATGCACTCCAGGTATCACTCGATGCCGTAACGGGCTTGGACAGGCATCGTAGACGCTCTCTACGGTCGACGCATCGCAGCATTCGTGGTCCGGTGCACGCCGACCGATCGCCGCCCCACCGAACACCGCCGTTCCGACCCAGGAGATCCCCCGTGTCCTTCACCCCGAATCGCCGTTCCGTCCTGGGGCTGTCCGCGGCCTCCGCGACCGCCCTCGCTCTCACCGCCTGCGGCGGGAACCTCGCCTCCGGGTCCGGACCCGAGGATGCCGCCTCCGACTCCGGCGGCGGAGGCGACTTCCCGTCCGGCGCGGTCACCCTGCACGTCGGTCAGGCCGCGGGCGGATCCACCGACCGCATCGCCCGCGCCACGGCCGACGGCCTCAGCGCCGAGCTCGGCGTCTCCGTGCCGGTGGTCAACAGCCCCGGCGCCAACGGTGCGCTGGCGACGCAGGAGGTGGCCGGGATGGCCCCCGACGGGCAGAACCTGATCCTGCTCAACGCCACCCTGATCACCATCACCCCACTCGCCCTGGGCGAGGACGAGGTCCCCTCGCTCGACGACCTGGACGTGCTCAAGGGCCTGTCCCAGGACGACTACATCCTGGTCGCCAGCGCGGAGTCCGGATTCACGACCCTCGAGGACGTCAAGGCCGCCAGCGGCGACCTCACCATGGGGACCACCGGCGTCGGCACCGGCTCCCAGCTGTCCCAGGCGATCCTGTTCGCCCAGGCAGGCATCGAGGGCAGCGAGGTCCCGTTCGACTCCGGCTCGCCCGCTCTGACGGCGGTCATGGGCGATCAGGTCGATGTCGCCACCATCCAGCTCGGCGAGGCGAAGCCGCAGATCGATGCCGGCACCGTGGTCCCGATCGTCATCTTCTCCGAGGAGCGCAACACCTACCTGCCCGACGCTCCCACGGCGATCGAGGAGGGCTACGAGGTGCCGGTCTCCCAGTACCGGGCGGTCGCCGCTCCGAAGGGCCTGCCCGAGGACGTCAAGAAGACGCTGATCGCCGGCATCGACGCGACGCTGGAATCGGAGTCCTACCAGGAGTTCAACGAGAAGAACATGTTCACCCCCACGGGCATCTCGGGCGAGGAGGTCCTCACGACGTGGAACGAGCTGGCGACGACCTACCGCGAGCTGACTGAGCAGCACGGCATCTCGCTCGCCGCGGAGTGAGCGAGCAGGCCGTCCATCCACCGACCGGAGGCGCACGGAGATGAGCCGCACCATGACCCCACCCACCGACCGCAGTGCCGGCCCGGCCACCGACGACACCGCGCCCGAGGGCTCTGCCGCGGATCCGGGCCCGGATGCCTCGGACCAGGCCGTTGCGGCCCATGCCCTCGGCCCGGCCGACGAACCCGACCTCGTCATCCACGAGGAGGACGGTCCGGGGCCTGCCGGCCCGGGGGCCAATCTCGTGGCCGGCCTGGCCGCGCTCGCCCTGGCCGTCTTCGGCGTCGTCGGCGCCGTCGGGCTCGGAGTGGGCTCCCCCGCCCGACCCGAGCCCGGGACCTGGCCCTTCGTGATCAGCGTGGTGATCGGTGTGCTGGCGCTCGCCCAGCTGCTGGTCGGTCGTCGCGGCAGCGGCGGCGAACGGTTCTCGCGGGCCTCCCTGATCCCCGTCGTCGGGTTCCTGACCCTGCTGGCGATGGTGGCCCTGATGCCGGTGGTCGGCTTCGAGATCCCCGCCGCGCTGCTCTGCTTCGTCTGGCTGAAGATCCTTGGCGGTGAGTCCTGGCGGTCCGCGCTGCTGGGCTCGGTCTTGATCCCCGTCGCGTTCTACCTGATCTTCATCGCGGCGCTGGGCACCTCCGTCCCGCACCTGTTCTGACCGCCGACCCGGAGACACACCATGGATTTCCTCCAGCCGGTCCTGGACGGCTTCGGCACCGTCACGGACCCCACGAACCTGCTGTACTGCCTGCTCGGTGTCGTGATCGGCATGCTCGTCGGCGTCCTGCCGGGCCTCGGCCCGGCGGCGACCATCGCGATCCTGCTGCCGCTGACCTACGCCGTCGAGCCGGTCACCGCGATCATCCTGCTGGCCGGCATCTTCTACGGCGCCCAGTACGGCGGGACGATCACCTCGGTGCTGCTGCGCCTGCCCGGCGAGGCGTCCACCGTGGTCACCACCTTCGACGGCTACGCCCTCGCCAAGCAGGGCCGGGCCGGCACCGCACTCGGTGTCGCCGCCATCGCCTCGTTCGTCGGCGGCACCGTCGCCATCATCGCTCTCACCGTCCTGGCGCCGCTGGTCGCCGGCTTCGCGCTGGACTTCGGCCCGCCCGAGTACACCGCTCTGGCACTGGTGGGCATCCTGCTGGTCGCCACCATCTCCAGCGGATCGAAGCTCAAGGCGATGATCGCCGCAGCGATCGGCCTGCTGCTGGCCACCGTCGGCCGGGACACCTTCACCGGTGCCGAGCGCTACACCTTCGACAATCTCTCCCTGGCCGACGGCATCAGCTTCGTGACCGTGGCGATGGGGCTGTTCGGCGTCGGCGAGATCCTCGCCAACATGGAGGAGCGTCACCGCACCGCACAGTCCCCGATCGCCGTCGAGAACGTCTGGCCCACCCGCTCGGACCTGAGGACCTCGATCGCCCCGGTCGGCCGCGGATCCGTGCTCGGCTTCTTCCTCGGCATCCTGCCCGGAGGCGGCGCCACCATCTCGTCCATGGCCGCCTATGCGATGGAGAAGAAGCGCGACAAGCATCCTGAGCGCTTCGGTCGGGGCGCTGTCGAAGGGGTCGCCGCGCCGGAGTCGGCCAATAATGCGGCCGCGACCAGCTCCTTCATTCCGCTGCTGACGCTCGGCATCCCCGCCAACGCCACCATGGCCGTCATCTTCGGGGCCCTGCTGATCCAGGGCGTCACCCCTGGCCCGCAGCTGATCACCGATGACCCGGAGCTGTTCTGGGGCGTGGTGAACTCGATGTACATCGGCAATCTGATCCTGCTGATCCTGGCGATCCCGCTGGTGGGCCTCTTCGTCCGCATCCTGCGGGTGCGCGGAGCGATCCTGGCCCCGATCACGGCGCTGATCACCCTGCTGGGCGCCTACACGGTCCGCAACTCGATGTTCGACGTGCTGCTCGTGGTGCTGTTCGGAGCGCTGGGCTACCTGATGAAGAAGTTCGCCTTCGAACCGGGGCCCCTGGTGCTGGCCTTCGTGCTGGGAGCGTTGCTGGAATCGAATCTGCGACGGTCCCTGCTGGTCCTCGGCGGCGACCTGACCGGGTTCGTGACCCGCCCGATCACGGCCGTGCTGCTGGCGCTGTTCGTCGTCGTCGCCGTCCTGCCGATCATCCGCTCCGCCTCCCGCCGCCGCACCCCCTCAGGACCGTCCACGCCCTCCGGCACCACCGCCGGGCCCTCCGGCGCCGCCGCGGACGCGGAGCAGAACACCAAGGAGAACGCATGACCATCGTGATCGCCTATGTCCCGACCCCGGTCGGGGAAGCCGCCGTGGCCGCCGGCATCGAGCAGGCGCGCCAGCGCGACGAGGATCTGCTGATCGTCAACTCCCGCCGGGAGGGGGTGGCGGTGGACCAGTCCGCCGCGAGCGATGCCGACCGCGACCGCCTGCACGAGCAGGTCCGGGCGGCCGGTGTTCCGGTCCAGTTCCACCGCCAGCATCACGGTGACGACGTGGCCGAGGTGATCCTCGAGCTGGCGGCCGAGCGGGACGCCTCCATGATCGTGATCGGCGTGCGCAATCGCTCGCAGGTCGGC
Encoded proteins:
- a CDS encoding tripartite tricarboxylate transporter substrate binding protein; this encodes MSFTPNRRSVLGLSAASATALALTACGGNLASGSGPEDAASDSGGGGDFPSGAVTLHVGQAAGGSTDRIARATADGLSAELGVSVPVVNSPGANGALATQEVAGMAPDGQNLILLNATLITITPLALGEDEVPSLDDLDVLKGLSQDDYILVASAESGFTTLEDVKAASGDLTMGTTGVGTGSQLSQAILFAQAGIEGSEVPFDSGSPALTAVMGDQVDVATIQLGEAKPQIDAGTVVPIVIFSEERNTYLPDAPTAIEEGYEVPVSQYRAVAAPKGLPEDVKKTLIAGIDATLESESYQEFNEKNMFTPTGISGEEVLTTWNELATTYRELTEQHGISLAAE
- a CDS encoding tripartite tricarboxylate transporter TctB family protein, producing the protein MTPPTDRSAGPATDDTAPEGSAADPGPDASDQAVAAHALGPADEPDLVIHEEDGPGPAGPGANLVAGLAALALAVFGVVGAVGLGVGSPARPEPGTWPFVISVVIGVLALAQLLVGRRGSGGERFSRASLIPVVGFLTLLAMVALMPVVGFEIPAALLCFVWLKILGGESWRSALLGSVLIPVAFYLIFIAALGTSVPHLF
- a CDS encoding tripartite tricarboxylate transporter permease, which encodes MDFLQPVLDGFGTVTDPTNLLYCLLGVVIGMLVGVLPGLGPAATIAILLPLTYAVEPVTAIILLAGIFYGAQYGGTITSVLLRLPGEASTVVTTFDGYALAKQGRAGTALGVAAIASFVGGTVAIIALTVLAPLVAGFALDFGPPEYTALALVGILLVATISSGSKLKAMIAAAIGLLLATVGRDTFTGAERYTFDNLSLADGISFVTVAMGLFGVGEILANMEERHRTAQSPIAVENVWPTRSDLRTSIAPVGRGSVLGFFLGILPGGGATISSMAAYAMEKKRDKHPERFGRGAVEGVAAPESANNAAATSSFIPLLTLGIPANATMAVIFGALLIQGVTPGPQLITDDPELFWGVVNSMYIGNLILLILAIPLVGLFVRILRVRGAILAPITALITLLGAYTVRNSMFDVLLVVLFGALGYLMKKFAFEPGPLVLAFVLGALLESNLRRSLLVLGGDLTGFVTRPITAVLLALFVVVAVLPIIRSASRRRTPSGPSTPSGTTAGPSGAAADAEQNTKENA
- a CDS encoding universal stress protein; protein product: MTIVIAYVPTPVGEAAVAAGIEQARQRDEDLLIVNSRREGVAVDQSAASDADRDRLHEQVRAAGVPVQFHRQHHGDDVAEVILELAAERDASMIVIGVRNRSQVGKFIMGSTAQRILLQADRTVLAAKLPA